A single window of Aspergillus puulaauensis MK2 DNA, chromosome 5, nearly complete sequence DNA harbors:
- a CDS encoding zinc-dependent alcohol dehydrogenase (COG:Q;~EggNog:ENOG410PI0T;~InterPro:IPR013154,IPR013149,IPR002328,IPR036291, IPR011032,IPR020843;~PFAM:PF00107,PF08240;~go_function: GO:0008270 - zinc ion binding [Evidence IEA];~go_function: GO:0016491 - oxidoreductase activity [Evidence IEA];~go_process: GO:0055114 - oxidation-reduction process [Evidence IEA]) has protein sequence MATDMVIPKECKAGVVHDEGPDFTMKIQTVKVPEPGPDEVLVRLNSTGICYSDIHYMLNDTGAKPMSEFGVGSAGHEGCGVVVKTGSNVQNFRVGDRAGIKPIWSTCGSCELCWGDKEMHCRRKKLTGASATGTFQQYIVSPARYTTPIPEGIPDHAAATAMCSAATAYRSIRMSGLSPGSWAVFLGGGGGVGIQAVQIAKAFGLRPIVVDKGKPKHELSLKMGAEAFVDFGDVPDPAAEVVSITDGIGSHGVFVTAPAAYPTVLPYIGNRVGAVIMCIGLPAASSSHKIDVDPTIMILKNLTIRGTLVGSMEDTNEVLKFVQRGQLREICEILPFDELPRAVQRLRGAQIAGKIVIDYNI, from the exons GAAAGTCCCGGAGCCTG GCCCGGACGAAGTGCTGGTCAGGCTGAATTCTACCGGTATCTGCTACTCGGATATACACTACATGCTGAACGACACTGGGGCCAAGCCAATGTCGGAATTCGGTGTTGGTTCGGCGGGCCATGAAGGGTGCGGTGTGGTCGTGAAGACAGGCAGTAATGTGCAGAATTTCCGCGTCGGTGACCGCGCGGGGATCAAGCCCATTTGGAGTACATGCGGATCCTGCGAGTTATGCTGGGGAGATAAGGAGATGCATTGccggaggaagaagctcACTGGGGCGAGTGCTACAG GAACCTTTCAGCAATACATTGTGTCGCCTGCGCGGTATACGACACCGATTCCAGAGGGGATTCCTGATCATGCAGCAGCGACGGCCATGTGTAGCGCTGCCACCGCGTACCGCTCAATCCGTATGTCCGGGCTTTCACCAGGCTCATGGGCTGTTTTCcttggcggcggagggggtgTTGGAATTCAAGCAGTACAAATTGCCAAAGCCTTCGGTCTACGTCCCATCGTTGTTGATAAGGGAAAGCCAAAGCATGAGCTTTCGTTGAAAATGGGTGCAGAGGCCTTTGTGGATTTCGGGGACgttccagatccagcagcagaggtGGTGAGCATCACAGACGGCATTGGCTCCCATGGGGTGTTTGTTACCGCACCAGCTGCCTATCCGACTGTGCTCCCTTATATTGGCAACAGGGTCGGCGCAGTGATTATGTGTATTGGCCTACCGGCAGCTTCATCTAGCCATAAGATCGATGTCGACCCTACTATCATGATTCTCAAGAACCTAACCATCAGGGGCACTCTGGTTGGGTCCATGGAAGACACCAATGAAGTTTTAAAATTCGTGCAGAGGGGTCAGCTACGTGAAATATGTGAAATTCTGCCATTTGATGAATTGCCACGAGCAGTCCAGCGACTTCGTGGGGCTCAAATCGCAGGCAAGATTGtgatagattataatatttaa
- a CDS encoding uncharacterized protein (COG:G;~EggNog:ENOG410QDJA;~InterPro:IPR011701,IPR036259;~PFAM:PF07690;~TransMembrane:12 (i55-76o127-147i159-180o192-211i223-243o292-312i324-341o347-371i383-401o413-432i444-464o476-499i);~go_function: GO:0022857 - transmembrane transporter activity [Evidence IEA];~go_process: GO:0055085 - transmembrane transport [Evidence IEA]) has translation MKKPAQEVLNGTPHTAPSSDADAGGVKLEGPIESIDTALGQILEVESSPELEKKVLLKIDLVLMPMMCFAYFLQFLDKMVLSQTTLFGLREDLHLVGDEYAWSSAIFYFGYLAWSWPNSYLLARLPIGKYLGTTVFLWGGILMCHAASKDFATLATARFFLGVAEAAVVPGFSLITGLFYKKEEQPIRQAGWYFGNTIAALVGSLITYGIGHITSTGLPEWQLMFLILGAVTAGFGLVLIPVLPDSPATAVFLTKTERAIAIQRTLENKTGVLDTGTFNVKHAIEALKDPQAWLLVLYTFCVNLWNGGLTTVSLRAWSTKHCHLLNLSDQFLALLLKGFGFSTFQSLLWQAPLGAAEILYLVFTAVFATHVRSKRIFAGSSRIFMMVFSTAASLLGVLLVWKLDDSNKAGRLLGIYISVGYAINIPLCMSLVTSNVAGFSKRSVVSAMVFIAYCLGNIVGPQFYNASEAPSYPNGIKSAVSGLCFATFFLLCLWAYYIYENARRDRVYGRVTEITESEEMRDELSNRTDREIPSFRYVC, from the exons ATGAAGAAGCCAGCCCAAGAAGTGCTCAATGGCACGCCGCACACTGCGCCTAGCTCGGACGCTGATGCCGGCGGCGTCAAGCTAGAGGGCCCAATCGAATCGATTGACACGGCGCTTGGTCAAATACTCGAGGTGGAGTCGTCGCCGGaactggagaagaaggtgctGTTGAAGATCGACTTAGT TTTGATGCCCATGATGTGTTTCGCATACTTCCTCCAGTTTCTGGACAAGATGGTCCTTAGCCAGACGACGTTATTCGGCCTCAGGGAAGACCTG CATCTGGTCGGCGATGAGTACGCGTGGTCATCAGCCATATTCTATTTCGGTTATCTcgcctggagctggcccaATTCGTACCTTCTCGCCCGGCTCCCAATTGGCAAGTATCTGGGAACCACAGT TTTCCTCTGGGGAGGCATTCTCATGTGTCATGCAGCCAGCAAGGACTTTGCTACGCTCGCGACGGCCCGCTTCTTCCTGGGGGTGGCAGAAGCTGCAGTCGTGCCAGGATTCTCGCTTATTACGGGCTTATTCTacaagaaagaagaacaaccGATACG CCAGGCCGGGTGGTACTTCGGGAATACAATAGCTGCTCTTGTCGGGTCCTTAATCACTTACGGCATCGGCCACATTACCAGCACAGGCCTTCCCGAGTGGCAGCTGATGTTTCTTATTCTTGGGGCTGTTACTGCGGGATTTGGCCTGGTCCTGATCCCAGTCCTGCCCGACTCGCCAGCCACGGCGGTTTTCCTGACGAAAACGGAACGGgccatcgccatccagcGTACGCTGGAGAACAAGACCGGTGTCTTGGACACAGGCACCTTTAACGTGAAGCATGCCATCGAGGCACTCAAGGATCCCCAGGCCTGGTTGCTCGTTCTATACACTTTCTGCGTGAATCTTTGGAATGGTGGTCTTACAACAGTCAGTCTTCGTGCCTGGTCCACAAAACACTGTCACTTGCTAAACCTTTCGGACCAGTTCCTCGCACTTCTCCTCAAGGGATTTGGCTTCAGCACCTTCCAGAGCCTTCTCTGGCAAGCTCCACTCGGCGCCGCGGAGATCCTCTACCTTGTGTTCACGGCGGTATTCGCCACCCACGTCCGCTCGAAGCGCATCTTCGCGGGCTCGTCACGTATCTTCATGATGGTCTTCAGCACCGCGGCCTCGCTACTCGGTGTTCTCCTTGTCTGGAAGCTCGACGATTCCAACAAAGCGGGGAGACTGCTGGGTATCTACATTAGTGTTGGCTATGCGATCAACATCCCCCTCTGTATGAGCCTCGTTACATCGAACGTGGCCGGCTTCTCGAAGCGCAGTGTCGTTTCCGCTATGGTGTTCATAGCTTACTGCCTTGGGAATATTGTCGGGCCTCAGTTCTATAACGCCTCAGAGGCCCCATCCTATCCA AATGGTATCAAATCTGCTGTTTCTGGTTTGTGCTTTgcgaccttcttcctcctctgcctgTGGGCATATTACATCTATGAGAACGCTCGCAGGGATAGAGTGTATGGTCGAGTAACAGAGATAACGGAGTCAGAGGAGATGCGAGATGAACTATCCAATCGGACTGACCGTGAGATTCCCAGTTTCCGATATGTGTGTTAA
- a CDS encoding uncharacterized protein (COG:G;~EggNog:ENOG410PK1T;~InterPro:IPR020846,IPR011701,IPR036259;~PFAM:PF07690;~TransMembrane:12 (i62-83o103-125i132-148o154-177i189-209o221-241i264-286o298-317i329-348o354-378i390-408o420-442i);~go_function: GO:0022857 - transmembrane transporter activity [Evidence IEA];~go_process: GO:0055085 - transmembrane transport [Evidence IEA]), which yields MAEAVTITGRRAYASRDPAGAGRPKSPRGVGPSQSGEELELATPHSQPYATAISFPEGGRRAWLVVLSSFCLIAATFGMTGSIGLFQAYWQSHQLSTYSSRDIAWISSTQIFLTLFLGVQVGPLFDRYGPRWLTFIGSVGVVAYLLLLGECTQYWHFLLCFGILGGISGAILTTVALSVISHWFQARRGLATGITFTGTSLGGIVFPIILSSVLEDMSWAWSMRLLALLEFVLVLVGNLFVRGRLPIQSSGGVVNLLCFKDSRFAWTTVGISCFEFVLFTAIGLLPTYALEQGFGQQTSYNVIAVMNAGSGLGRYVAGLVADHYGRFNSMAISILISLFATLALWLPIHHNIGLFYTMVPIFGFGSGSVMSLAPVCLGELGEVSEYGQRYGTSYSVVGLATLISIPIAAELQAAAGTTAFVAFCGGMLVLALLSFIVARWACLDYKWRGKVKI from the exons ATGGCAGAGGCAGTTACTATCACAGGCCGGAGGGCGTATGCTAGCAGAGACCCAGCAGGGGCCGGACGTCCCAAAAGCCCTAGGGGCGTGGGACCGTCGCAGTCTGGAGAGGAGCTCGAACTCGCGACACCACATTCGCAGCCATACGCGACCGCGATATCGTTCCCGGAGGGCGGGCGGCGGGCCTGGCTGGTCGTTCTCTCGTCGTTCTGTCTGATCGCAGCGACGTTCGGGATGACGGGGTCGATCGGACTGTTCCAGGCGTACTGGCAGTCGCACCAGCTGTCGACGTACAGCTCGCGGGACATTGCGTGGATCTCGTCGACGCAGATCTTCCTGACCCTGTTTCTCGGCGTGCAAGTTGGCCCGCTGTTCGACCGGTACGGCCCGCGGTGGTTGACGTTTATCGGCTCTGTTGGCGTCGTGGCTTACCTGCTGCTCCTGGGCGAGTGCACGCAGTACTGGCACTTCCTGCTGTGCTTCGGTATCCTCGGCGGCATCAGCGGCGCTATCCTGACCACCGTCGCGCTGTCGGTCATCTCCCACTGGTTCCAGGCCCGCAGAGGCCTGGCCACGGGCATTACCTTCACCGGTACCAGCCTGGGCGGGATCGTGTTTCCGATCATCCTCTCGTCTGTCCTGGAAGACATGTCCTGGGCGTGGTCGATGAGACTACTGGCGCTACTCGAGTTCGTGTTAGTCCTGGTGGGAAACCTCTTCGTGCGAGGCCGTTTGCCTATCCAGAGTTCAGGGGGTGTTGTCAACCTGTTATGCTTTAAGGATTCACGATTCGCGTGGACAACTGTCGGGATCTCTT GCTTTGAATTCGTGCTCTTTACGGCTATTGGGCTTCTTCCAACATATGCCCTGGAGCAGGGCTTTGGCCAGCAGACCAGCTACAATGTGATTGCAGTGATGAACGC CGGCTCCGGCCTTGGTCGTTATGTCGCTGGCCTGGTGGCAGACCATTACGGACGATTTAACAGCATGGCCATATCCATCCTGATCTCGCTCTTTGCCACTCTCGCGCTTTGGCTACCCATCCACCACAACATAGGCCTATTCTACACCATGGTCCCcatctttggctttggctctGGCAGCGTGATGAGCCTGGCTCCGGTGTGCCTCGGGGAGCTGGGCGAGGTGAGCGAGTATGGGCAACGGTATGGGACCAGCTATAGTGTTGTGGGACTTGC GACTCTTATTTCGATCCCCATCGCAGCCGAATTGCAGGCGGCCGCAGGGACAACGGCGTTTGTGGCCTTTTGCGGAGGGATGCTCGTGCTCGCGCTTTTGTCGTTTATTGTAGCGCGATGGGCGTGTCTGGACTATAAGTGGCGAGGAAAGGTCAAAATCTGA
- a CDS encoding uncharacterized protein (COG:S;~EggNog:ENOG410PUNS), with the protein MARSLAALPTEIIAIIAGYLPNSGIKTLRLTCRTLCNTVRLRLDRAFLSANPLNIAVFRAIADSETFRHGIKEIIWDDARFLKVPYGEFHIADSREDLRIDKESGCLQWFVDACKENREDLQMRKFAHLDRGKMPKQIVVAEEQAATELPLWICWQYYQNLLQQQEEVIIFNKDAQALEYGLRRFPALKRVTVTPAAHGWIFTPLYETPMIRAFPRGFNYPIPRGWPSVSSSGTYRPRAQPWEDEATKKDYRGFGIITRALASYTEHRVSELIIDAHALDTGLNCRVFEEPNPEYDDLVTILRRPGFTRLDLSLSVRGQEWTGWPCFRNSYLRRALAEAHDLKHIALSTDVEEDPASDTTVPEAGGGRAQLVSLRTILPTEKWHSLRHFSLSNFVVDKNDIIAILSSLPPTLRFVHIGFLYFVDHGGSYRELLEDMRDQLDWRSRDPTIRPVVSVAKPTMYIQIGHAIWLDGEVSQFLYGDGPNPFYNGGDAVGEVGVVRDAFMDGIEWRNRGY; encoded by the coding sequence ATGGCTCGCAGCCTCGCAGCCCTCCCAACGGAGATAATTGCAATTATCGCCGGCTACCTACCAAACAGCGGCATCAAGACCCTGCGTCTTACATGCAGAACCCTCTGCAACACCGTCCGCCTCCGACTAGACCgcgccttcctctccgcaaaCCCGCTCAACATCGCCGTCTTTCGCGCCATCGCCGATAGCGAAACATTCCGCCACGGAATTAAGGAGATAATCTGGGACGATGCCCGGTTTCTCAAAGTCCCATACGGAGAGTTCCACATTGCCGATTCCCGCGAGGATCTCCGGATAGATAAGGAGAGCGGATGTCTTCAATGGTTCGTCGACGCATGTAAAGAGAATAGGGAGGATCTACAGATGCGCAAGTTCGCACATCTAGACAGGGGCAAAATGCCCAAACAGATCGTCGTTGCAGAGGAGCAAGCAGCCACTGAGCTGCCTCTGTGGATTTGCTGGCAGTATTACCAGAATCTACTgcaacagcaggaggaggtTATCATCTTTAACAAGGACGCTCAGGCGCTGGAATATGGACTTCGCCGGTTTCCGGCGCTTAAGAGGGTTACTGTTACGCCTGCGGCGCATGGATGGATTTTCACTCCGTTGTACGAGACGCCTATGATTCGCGCGTTCCCCAGGGGGTTTAATTACCCCATCCCACGCGGTTGGCCCAGCGTCTCCAGTAGCGGGACGTACAGGCCCAGAGCGCAGCCGTGGGAGGACGAAGCTACCAAAAAGGACTATCGCGGGTTTGGCATCATAACGCGGGCCCTGGCTTCGTACACAGAGCATCGAGTCTCAGAACTGATAATAGACGCCCACGCCCTTGACACAGGCCTAAACTGCCGTGTTTTCGAAGAGCCAAATCCCGAATACGACGATTTAGTGACGATCCTCCGCCGACCTGGCTTCACCCGCCTTGACCTATCCCTTTCAGTCCGTGGCCAGGAGTGGACAGGTTGGCCCTGTTTCCGCAACAGCTACCTCCGCCGCGCCCTTGCCGAAGCCCACGACCTCAAACACATCGCCCTATCCACAGACGTCGAGGAGGACCCAGCATCCGACACCACTGTCCCAGAAGCCGGCGGCGGTCGCGCACAACTCGTGTCCCTACGCACAATCCTCCCCACGGAAAAATGGCACTCGCTCCGCCACTTCAGCCTTTCAAacttcgtcgtcgacaaAAACGACATTATCGCCatcctttcctccctcccGCCCACCCTCCGCTTCGTCCACATCGGCTTCCTCTACTTCGTCGACCATGGTGGCTCATACCGCGAACTCCTCGAGGATATGCGCGATCAACTCGACTGGCGCAGCCGCGACCCTACCATCCGTCCAGTCGTTTCTGTGGCGAAGCCTACCATGTATATCCAGATCGGGCATGCGATCTGGCTTGATGGCGAGGTTAGTCAGTTTCTTTACGGGGATGGGCCGAATCCGTTTTATAATGGGGGTGATGCGGTGGGTGAGGTTGGGGTTGTGAGGGATGCGTTTATGGATGGGATCGAGTGGAGGAATCGGGGATATTAA
- a CDS encoding uncharacterized protein (COG:G;~EggNog:ENOG410PM2U;~InterPro:IPR020846,IPR005828,IPR036259;~TransMembrane:3 (i12-32o61-82i94-118o);~go_component: GO:0016021 - integral component of membrane [Evidence IEA];~go_function: GO:0022857 - transmembrane transporter activity [Evidence IEA];~go_process: GO:0055085 - transmembrane transport [Evidence IEA]), with the protein MLDRIIVNAYNLWVVVFSAIGTIATAYGLSIIGSTVGQPNFYIYFDLAPQGAPGYGHTTNIIAALNGVKSAGAIVGCAYHVWSSEKYGRKWTMVISRVILIIGGALCAGAVNLAMFIVRRGVAGMVVLSMSQCSYRL; encoded by the coding sequence ATGCTTGACCGCATAATCGTTAATGCTTATAACCTCTGGGTGGTGGTCTTTTCCGCCATCGGCACAATTGCAACAGCATATGGCCTTTCAATCATCGGTTCAACCGTGGGCCAGCCAAACTTCTACATATACTTCGATCTCGCACCGCAAGGCGCACCGGGGTATGGACACACAACAAATATTATCGCCGCGCTGAACGGGGTCAAGTCTGCTGGTGCCATAGTCGGCTGTGCCTACCACGTCTGGAGCTCCGAGAAGTATGGTCGGAAGTGGACTATGGTTATTAGCCGTGTTATCCTCATTATCGGCGGGGCCCTGTGTGCTGGGGCTGTTAATCTCGCCATGTTCATTGTTAGACGTGGTGTTGCGGGAATGGTAGTTCTTTCAATGTCCCAGTGTTCTTACAGGCTTTGA
- a CDS encoding uncharacterized protein (COG:Q;~EggNog:ENOG410PHH6;~InterPro:IPR001128,IPR017972,IPR002401,IPR036396;~PFAM:PF00067;~go_function: GO:0005506 - iron ion binding [Evidence IEA];~go_function: GO:0016705 - oxidoreductase activity, acting on paired donors, with incorporation or reduction of molecular oxygen [Evidence IEA];~go_function: GO:0020037 - heme binding [Evidence IEA];~go_process: GO:0055114 - oxidation-reduction process [Evidence IEA]) — translation MEPLIRLHIDEFCDIVGTAGEVDIAVVLGALSIDVLSDLCFGQSFCTLKDEPERDRILEAMEKSVQMVIREGSMHRWPRAIWKVLHSKKDVITRGYVYQKAIGAMMRQINTQSDREDFFTNILQARRPDNGEPYDQRELMGEAILLLVAGSDTTSTALTVIVWHLLANPETMQKLTQEVCDRFDSAAAINYKDLQQLPYLHAVIEEGLRICPPNPGVLPRVVVDRNPGCLAIGDQIFPPGTEIGVCNLALQRNPAYFDDPESFLPERWLESSLLKCDKNAFAPFSYGPRSCLGRNMAYMEMSLTLALLVYRLKLSFSDPEKEKKYGFDVEDAFVAIKPSVPVKVAKTWNTEGS, via the exons ATGGAACCGCTGATTCGCCTTCACATTGATGAGTTCTGCGACATAGTTGGAACAGCCGGAGAGGTTGATATAGCCGTTGTGCTTGGGGCTCTGTCTATCGACGTCCTGTCTGATCTATGCTTCGGCCAAAGCTTCTGTACACTAAAGGATGAGCCGGAAAGAGATCGTATTTTGGAGGCTATGGAGAAATCCGTTCAAATGGTTATCAGA GAAGGGTCTATGCATAGGTGGCCGCGTGCTATTTGGAAGGTCCTTCACTCAAAGAAAGACGTGATAACACGGGGATATGTGTATCAG AAAGCGATAGGAGCCATGATGCGTCAAATAAATACCCAAAGTGACCGTGAAGACTTCTTCACCAATATACTCCAGGCTCGACGACCAGACAATGGAGAGCCGTACGACCAACGCGAACTTATGGGCGAGGCCATTCTCCTTCT CGTCGCAGGATCCGACACTACCTCTACAGCGTTGACCGTCATAGTCTGGCATCTATTAGCAAACCCAGAGACAATGCAGAAGCTGACACAGGAAGTATGCGATCGGTTCGACTCGGCCGCGGCAATAAATTATAAGGATCTCCAGCAACTCCCATACTTACACGCGGTTATTGAGGAAGGCCTAAGAATCTGTCCACCAAACCCGGGCGTGCTTCCACGGGTGGTCGTTGATCGAAATCCAGGCTGTTTAGCAATTGGTGACCAAATCTTCCCTCCTGGT ACTGAAATCGGTGTTTGCAACCTCGCACTTCAACGCAATCCTGCGTATTTTGATGACCCGGAATCCTTCCTTCCGGAGCGCTGGCTGGAGAGCTCTTTGCTGAAGTGTGACAAGAATGCATTTGCTCCATTCTCATACGGTCCGAGATCGTGTCTGGGTCGAAA CATGGCATATATGGAGATGAGCCTCACCCTAGCTCTCCTTGTGTACCGACTGAAGCTATCATTCAGTGATCctgaaaaggagaaaaaatATGGATTTGACGTTGAAGATGCCTTTGTCGCTATCAAACCATCAGTTCCGGTGAAAGTGGCGAAGACTTGGAATACAGAGGGGTCgtga
- a CDS encoding uncharacterized protein (COG:I,J,T;~EggNog:ENOG410PFMP;~InterPro:IPR023631,IPR036928,IPR020556;~PFAM:PF01425), translating into MGSTNGSWEAISKAKREGLRASIPPQWIIPQEIMPPQTQADVTTFPSRSGWFTKRELTVLSADAVKILGQLSSGAWTSEEVTLTNCLSEMFFDEAIARAKECDAYLRTHGKPRGPFHGLPISIKDNFNIAGKDSTIGIASLANKPATYNSTIIDIILDSGAVLYVKTNVPTAVMLPETVNNVFGRTLNPLNRSLTPGGSSGGEAALIAFGASRIGLGSDIGGSLRIPAACTGIFTIRPSAGRFPHYGARSGLTGQEAVMSVNGPLARTLDEVILYSKTIVNQQPWLKDPKCLPIPWRPVESKKYLKLAVFWNDGIVTPTPPVARALRETVSKLQAAGHEIVEWDPAEHKKANNLLRQLFVADGAKSIRGLLEPTNEPFRPEMQSYEESVERGVYEMWKIQATRSDLQKHYLDQWHAIDGLDGLICPTSPWCAPEHGKFIYGGYTGVYNLLDYSATSFPCGVNANAHIDTAYRDHRPLSEMDTQVQDTYDANMVDGMPVSLQLVARRLEEEKVLMMTGVVVQALRRPGIGSVHSRL; encoded by the exons ATGGGATCGACGAATGGGAGCTGGGAGGCCATTTCAAAGGCCAAACGCGAGGGCCTTAGGGCTTCAATCCCTCCGCAATGGATCATCCCTCAGGAGATCatgcctcctcaaacccaggCCGATGTGACGACTTTCCCATCCAGATCCGGATGGTTCACAAAGCGAGAGCTCACTGTTCTATCCGCCGACGCGGTCAAAATTCTGGGACAGCTTTCGAGCGGTGCGTGGACGTCGGAGGAAGTGACGCTG ACAAATTGCCTGTCGGAGATGTTCTTCGACGAGGCAATTGCCCGTGCCAAAGAATGCGATGCGTATCTTCGGACGCATGGAAAGCCCAGGGGTCCGTTCCACGGACTACCTATTTCCATTAAAGACAACTTCAATATCGCCGGCAAAGACTCAACTATCGGTATAGCCTCGTTGGCCAACAAGCCTGCCACTTACAACAGCACGATTATTGATATAATCCTGGACTCGGGCGCCGTGCTATATGTCAAGACCAATGTCCCTACAGCTGTAATGCTGCCCGAGACTGTCAACAACGTGTTTGGGCGAACCCTGAACCCCCTCAACCGTAGTCTCACGCCCGGAGGGTCGTCAGGAGGCGAGGCAGCGTTGATTGCGTTTGGTGCCAGTCGAATTGGGCTGGGTTCTGACATAG GAGGATCCCTTCGTATCCCGGCCGCGTGTACTGGAATCTTCACTATCCGCCCTTCAGCCGGGAGATTCCCACACTATGGAGCCCGCTCTGGGCTGACCGGGCAGGAAGCTGTGATGAGCGTAAACGGTCCCCTAGCCAGAACCCTGGACGAAGTTATACTCTACTCCAAAACGATTGTAAACCAGCAGCCGTGGCTGAAAGACCCGAAGTGCCTTCCGATCCCGTGGAGGCCGGTTGAGTCGAAGAAATATCTAAAGCTCGCCGTGTTCTGGAACGACGGTATAGTCACCCCGACGCCGCCCGTCGCGCGTGCTTTGAGGGAGACTGTTAGCAAGCTCCAAGCCGCTGGACATGAGATCGTGGAGTGGGACCCGGCAGAGCACAAGAAGGCTAATAACCTTTTACGCCAACTATTCGTTGCTGACGGAGCCAAGTCGATTCGCGGGCTGCTCGAGCCAACTAACGAGCCATTCCGGCCGGAGATGCAATCATACGAGGAGTCTGTTGAACGCGGGGTCTACGAGATGTGGAAGATCCAGGCCACAAGGAGCGACCTGCAGAAACACTACCTCGACCAGTGGCATGCGATCGACGGACTTGACGGGCTTATAT GCCCGACCTCTCCGTGGTGCGCTCCCGAGCATGGCAAGTTTATCTATGGCGGATACACTGGCGTTTATAACCTCCTTGATTACTCGGCTACCTCTTTCCCATGCGGCGTCAATGCCAATGCACACATTGATACAGCATACCGTGACCATCGCCCACTGAGTGAGATGGACACCCAAGTGCAAGACACCT ACGATGCCAATATGGTGGATGGAATGCCCGTGAGCCTGCAGCTTGTCGCCCGgcgcctggaagaagagaaggtcTTGATGATGACAGGTGTTGTGGTGCAAGCCCTACGACGTCCTGGTATTGGTAGTGTCCATAGCAGACTCTAG